A window of Streptomyces sp. DG1A-41 contains these coding sequences:
- a CDS encoding aminopeptidase P family protein, protein MSEVYAARRTRLREYCNAGGSAAALVSRPANVRYLAGAAPHGAVLLLGKTEDLLVCAGPTADRATQERPDEALRVQTLPAAGGGDPAVAAAGLAAGQGADSLAVEEHHLTVTRHRALGSVAPRLRLANLGGAVEQLRVVKDEEEISCLRIGAEIADQALGELLESILVGRTERHLALELERRLVDHGADGPAFPTSVATGPNAGRPGHRPTDRRVEEGDFLSVCLGATYRGYRCEIGRTFVIGTAPADWQIELYDLVFAAQRAGRESLVPGAACRDIDRAVRQVLDSAGYTEGLTALTGHGVGLEIDEDPQLSPAAMGKLDACVPVTVEPGIHLQGRGGVRIDDTLVVRPEADGGPELLTITTKELLAL, encoded by the coding sequence ATGTCAGAGGTGTACGCGGCCCGCCGGACGCGTCTGAGGGAATACTGCAACGCGGGCGGCAGCGCGGCGGCGCTGGTCTCCCGCCCCGCCAATGTGCGCTATCTCGCGGGCGCAGCTCCGCACGGCGCCGTTCTGCTGCTGGGCAAGACCGAGGACCTGCTGGTGTGTGCGGGCCCGACGGCCGACCGCGCCACGCAGGAGCGCCCCGACGAGGCCCTGCGCGTACAGACCCTGCCCGCTGCCGGTGGCGGCGACCCGGCCGTCGCGGCCGCCGGCCTCGCCGCAGGACAGGGGGCCGACTCCCTCGCCGTGGAGGAGCACCACCTCACCGTGACGCGGCACCGCGCCCTCGGCTCGGTCGCCCCCCGGCTGCGCCTGGCCAACCTCGGCGGCGCCGTCGAGCAGCTCAGGGTCGTCAAGGACGAGGAGGAGATCTCCTGTCTCCGCATCGGCGCCGAGATCGCCGACCAGGCCCTCGGCGAGCTGCTGGAGTCCATCCTGGTCGGGCGGACCGAGCGCCATCTCGCCCTGGAGCTCGAAAGACGCCTCGTGGATCACGGGGCCGACGGCCCGGCCTTCCCCACTTCCGTCGCCACGGGGCCGAACGCCGGACGCCCCGGGCACCGGCCCACCGACCGGCGTGTGGAGGAGGGCGACTTCCTCTCCGTCTGCCTTGGCGCGACATACCGCGGCTACCGCTGCGAGATCGGCCGGACGTTCGTCATCGGCACCGCTCCCGCGGACTGGCAGATCGAGCTGTACGACCTGGTCTTCGCGGCGCAGCGCGCCGGACGTGAGAGCCTGGTACCCGGCGCCGCCTGCCGGGACATCGACCGCGCCGTCCGCCAGGTCCTGGACTCCGCGGGGTACACGGAGGGCCTCACGGCCCTGACCGGACACGGTGTGGGGCTCGAAATCGATGAGGACCCTCAATTGAGTCCCGCGGCCATGGGTAAACTGGACGCTTGCGTGCCGGTCACCGTCGAACCTGGAATCCACCTCCAGGGACGGGGCGGTGTCCGGATCGATGACACGCTCGTCGTCCGCCCCGAGGCGGATGGCGGACCCGAGCTACTCACCATCACGACCAAGGAGCTGCTCGCCCTGTAG
- the aroC gene encoding chorismate synthase: protein MSRLRWLTAGESHGPALVATLEGLPAGVPITTDMVADHLARRRLGYGRGARMKFERDEITFLGGVRHGLSLGSPVAIMVGNTEWPKWEQVMAADPVDPEILDGLARNAPLTRPRPGHADLAGMQKYGFDEARPILERASARETAARVALGAVARSYLKETTGIEIVSHVVELAAAKAPYGVYPTPADVEKLDADPVRCLDADASKAMVAEIDQAHKDGDTLGGVVEVLAYDVPVGLGSHVHWDRRLDARLAAALMGIQAIKGVEVGDGFDLARVPGSKAHDEIVSTAEGIKRTSGRSGGTEGGLSTGELLRVRAAMKPIATVPRALKTVDVVTGEATAAHHQRSDVCAVPAAGIVAEAMVALVLADAVAEKFGGDSVAETRRNARSYLDNLAIR, encoded by the coding sequence TTGAGCAGGTTGCGCTGGCTGACCGCGGGGGAATCCCACGGTCCCGCACTCGTCGCGACGCTGGAGGGTCTTCCCGCCGGCGTGCCGATCACCACGGACATGGTGGCGGACCATCTCGCGAGGCGGCGCCTGGGCTATGGGCGCGGTGCCCGGATGAAGTTCGAGCGGGACGAGATCACCTTCCTCGGCGGCGTCCGGCACGGCCTCAGCCTCGGCTCCCCGGTCGCGATCATGGTGGGCAACACCGAGTGGCCGAAGTGGGAACAGGTCATGGCGGCCGACCCGGTCGACCCGGAGATCCTCGACGGCCTCGCCCGCAACGCCCCGCTGACCCGCCCCAGGCCCGGCCACGCCGACCTCGCCGGCATGCAGAAGTACGGGTTCGACGAGGCCCGGCCGATCCTGGAGCGGGCCTCCGCGCGGGAGACCGCGGCCCGGGTGGCCCTCGGCGCGGTGGCCCGGTCGTACCTGAAGGAGACGACCGGCATCGAGATCGTCTCCCACGTGGTGGAGCTCGCGGCCGCGAAGGCGCCGTACGGCGTGTACCCGACGCCGGCGGACGTGGAGAAGCTGGACGCGGACCCGGTGCGCTGCCTGGACGCCGACGCGTCGAAGGCGATGGTCGCCGAGATCGACCAGGCCCACAAGGACGGTGACACCCTCGGCGGCGTGGTCGAGGTGCTGGCGTACGACGTGCCGGTCGGCCTCGGTTCGCACGTGCACTGGGACCGCCGTCTGGACGCCCGCCTGGCCGCCGCCCTGATGGGCATCCAGGCGATCAAGGGAGTCGAGGTCGGCGACGGCTTCGACCTGGCACGGGTCCCCGGCTCCAAGGCGCACGACGAGATCGTCTCGACCGCCGAGGGCATCAAGCGGACGTCCGGCCGCTCCGGCGGCACCGAGGGCGGGCTGTCCACGGGTGAGCTGCTGCGTGTGCGGGCGGCGATGAAGCCGATCGCGACCGTGCCGCGGGCGCTGAAGACGGTGGACGTCGTCACCGGCGAGGCCACTGCCGCCCACCACCAGCGTTCCGACGTGTGCGCGGTGCCGGCCGCCGGTATCGTCGCCGAGGCGATGGTCGCCCTCGTCCTCGCGGACGCGGTCGCGGAGAAGTTCGGCGGCGACAGCGTGGCCGAGACCCGCCGCAACGCCCGCTCCTACCTCGACAACCTGGCCATCCGATGA
- the nusB gene encoding transcription antitermination factor NusB: MAARNTARKRAFQILFEGDQRGAEVLTVLADWVRLSRADTRQPPVSEYTMELVEGYAQHAKRIDELIAQYSVGWTLDRMPVVDRNILRLGAYELIWVDGTPDAVVLDEMVQLAKEFSTDESPSFVNGLLGRLKELKPSLRRDEV, from the coding sequence GTGGCTGCCCGCAACACGGCCCGCAAGCGCGCCTTCCAGATCCTCTTCGAGGGCGACCAGCGCGGCGCCGAGGTCCTCACGGTCCTCGCCGACTGGGTCCGGCTCTCCCGGGCCGACACCCGGCAGCCGCCGGTGAGCGAGTACACGATGGAGCTGGTCGAGGGCTACGCGCAGCACGCGAAGCGCATCGACGAGCTGATCGCCCAGTACTCGGTCGGCTGGACGCTCGACCGGATGCCGGTCGTCGACCGCAACATCCTGCGGCTCGGCGCCTATGAGCTGATCTGGGTCGACGGGACCCCGGACGCCGTCGTCCTCGACGAGATGGTGCAGCTGGCGAAGGAGTTCTCCACGGACGAGTCGCCCTCGTTCGTGAACGGCCTGCTCGGACGGCTGAAGGAGCTCAAGCCCTCGCTCCGCCGCGACGAGGTCTGA
- a CDS encoding aspartate carbamoyltransferase catalytic subunit, protein MQRHLISAADLTRDDAVLILDTAEEMARVADRPIKKLPTLRGRTIVNLFFEDSTRTRISFEAAEKRLSADVINFSAKGSSVSKGESLKDTAQTLEAMGVDAVVIRHGASGAPYRLANSGWIDAVVVNAGDGTHQHPTQALLDAFTMRRRLIGPDAGIGQDLEGKRITIVGDVLHSRVARSNVDLLHTLGAEVTLVAPPTLLPVGIETWPCEVSYDLDSTLPKSDAVMMLRVQRERMNAAFFPTEREYSRRYGLDGDRMARMPEHAVVMHPGPMVRGMEITAEVADSDRCTVVEQVANGVSIRMAVLYLLLGGNEPAVTQTRTEEK, encoded by the coding sequence ATGCAGCGTCATCTCATCTCGGCCGCCGACCTCACCCGCGACGACGCCGTCCTGATCCTCGACACCGCCGAGGAAATGGCCCGGGTCGCCGACCGGCCGATCAAGAAGCTGCCGACCCTGCGCGGCCGCACCATCGTCAACCTCTTCTTCGAGGACTCCACCCGGACCCGGATCTCCTTCGAGGCCGCCGAGAAGCGGCTCTCCGCGGACGTCATCAACTTCTCCGCCAAGGGTTCGAGCGTGTCCAAGGGTGAGTCCCTGAAGGACACCGCACAGACGCTGGAGGCCATGGGCGTCGACGCCGTGGTCATCCGGCACGGCGCCTCGGGGGCCCCGTACCGGCTGGCGAACTCCGGCTGGATCGACGCGGTCGTCGTCAACGCCGGCGACGGCACCCACCAGCACCCCACCCAGGCTCTGCTGGACGCCTTCACCATGCGCCGCCGCCTGATCGGCCCGGACGCCGGGATCGGCCAGGACCTGGAAGGCAAGCGCATCACCATCGTCGGCGACGTCCTGCACAGCCGGGTCGCCCGCTCCAACGTCGACCTGCTGCACACCCTCGGCGCCGAGGTCACCCTCGTCGCCCCGCCGACCCTGCTGCCGGTCGGTATCGAGACCTGGCCCTGCGAGGTGTCCTACGACCTCGACAGCACGCTGCCCAAGTCCGACGCGGTGATGATGCTGCGCGTCCAGCGCGAGCGGATGAACGCCGCTTTCTTCCCGACCGAGCGCGAGTACTCCCGGCGCTACGGCCTCGACGGCGACCGCATGGCGCGGATGCCCGAGCACGCCGTCGTGATGCACCCCGGCCCCATGGTCCGCGGCATGGAGATCACCGCCGAGGTCGCCGACTCCGACCGCTGCACCGTCGTGGAGCAGGTCGCGAACGGAGTCTCCATCCGGATGGCCGTCCTGTACCTGCTGCTCGGCGGAAACGAGCCCGCCGTCACCCAGACCCGTACCGAGGAGAAGTAA
- a CDS encoding shikimate kinase, with translation MSPLVVLVGPMGVGKSTVGQLLAERLGTGYRDTDDDIVAAQGRTIAEIFVEEGESAFRAIEKQAVREALAGHEGVLALGGGAILDPDTRALLAGQRVVYLSMDVEEAVKRTGLNAARPLLAINPRKQWRELMEARRHLYEEVAAAVVATDGRTPEEVTRAALDALELKEA, from the coding sequence ATGAGCCCGCTGGTCGTGCTGGTCGGCCCGATGGGCGTGGGCAAGTCCACCGTCGGGCAGCTGCTGGCCGAGCGGCTCGGGACCGGCTACCGGGACACCGACGACGACATCGTCGCCGCGCAGGGCCGGACGATCGCCGAGATCTTCGTCGAGGAGGGCGAGTCCGCCTTCCGCGCGATCGAGAAGCAGGCCGTGCGCGAGGCACTGGCCGGGCACGAGGGGGTGCTGGCACTGGGCGGCGGCGCCATCCTCGACCCGGACACCCGCGCGCTGCTCGCCGGGCAGCGGGTGGTGTACCTGTCGATGGACGTCGAGGAGGCGGTCAAGCGCACCGGCCTCAACGCGGCCCGCCCGCTGCTCGCCATCAACCCGCGCAAGCAGTGGCGCGAGCTGATGGAGGCCCGTCGGCACCTCTACGAGGAGGTCGCCGCGGCCGTGGTCGCCACCGACGGCCGCACCCCCGAAGAGGTCACCCGAGCCGCCCTGGACGCACTGGAGTTGAAGGAAGCATGA
- a CDS encoding Pro-rich N-terminal domain-containing protein yields the protein MQHAVGSPLPPPHQPGHGPAVGWSPAAHHPGPHHPGAHQGSAPVPPAPGYPAPPPGPASPPPHASVPPAPDTTGHVPLPPGGPVAMPSAPPATAVPDPAGTTLAVLLIGPAGAGKTSVAKYWADHRRVPTAHISLDDVREWVRSGFADPQSGWNDNSEAQYRLARRTCGFAARNFLANGISCILDDAVFPDRPVVGLGGWKRHVGPGLLPVVLLPGLDVVLERNAERTGNRRLADEEVARIHGRMAGWYGSGLPIIDNSQLDVQETARVLDDVLARSLASPPQW from the coding sequence ATGCAGCACGCAGTGGGTTCTCCGCTGCCGCCGCCCCACCAGCCGGGGCACGGACCGGCCGTCGGCTGGTCGCCGGCCGCACATCACCCGGGCCCGCACCACCCGGGTGCGCACCAGGGCTCCGCGCCCGTGCCCCCGGCGCCCGGTTACCCCGCGCCCCCGCCCGGGCCGGCCTCGCCCCCGCCGCACGCCTCCGTTCCTCCGGCGCCGGACACCACCGGCCATGTGCCGCTGCCGCCCGGCGGTCCGGTCGCCATGCCCAGCGCGCCGCCGGCCACGGCGGTCCCCGACCCGGCCGGTACGACGCTCGCGGTGCTGCTCATCGGGCCCGCGGGTGCCGGGAAGACCAGCGTCGCCAAGTACTGGGCGGACCATCGCCGGGTCCCCACGGCGCACATCAGCCTCGACGACGTACGCGAGTGGGTCCGCTCGGGCTTCGCCGACCCCCAGTCCGGGTGGAACGACAACTCCGAGGCGCAGTACCGCCTCGCCCGCCGCACCTGCGGTTTCGCCGCGCGGAACTTCCTGGCCAACGGCATCTCCTGCATCCTCGACGACGCGGTCTTTCCCGACCGGCCCGTCGTCGGGCTCGGCGGCTGGAAGCGGCACGTCGGGCCGGGCTTGCTGCCGGTCGTCCTCCTTCCCGGGCTGGACGTCGTGCTGGAGCGCAACGCGGAGCGCACGGGCAATCGGCGGCTGGCGGACGAGGAGGTCGCCCGTATCCACGGGCGGATGGCCGGGTGGTACGGGTCCGGTCTGCCGATCATCGACAACTCGCAGCTGGATGTTCAGGAGACGGCGCGGGTGCTGGACGATGTGCTGGCTCGGTCTCTTGCGAGTCCGCCGCAGTGGTAG
- a CDS encoding dihydroorotase yields the protein MSKILIRGAKVLGGEPQDVLIDGGTIAATARQGEIDWSGSGPSAEGAEVVEAEGKVLLPGLVDLHTHLREPGREDSETVLTGTRAAASGGYTTVFAMANTFPVADTAGVVEQVWRLGKEHGYCDVQPIGAVTVGLEGRKLAELGAMHESAAGVTVFSDDGKCVHDAVIMRRALEYVKAFGGVVAQHAQEPRLTEGAEMNEGVVSAELGLGGWPAVAEESIIARDVLLADHVGSRVHICHLSTAGSVEIVRWAKSRGIAVTAEVTPHHLLLTDELVRTYNPVYKVNPPLRTERDVMALREALADGTIDIVATDHAPHPHEDKDCEWAAAAMGMVGLETALSVVQETMVDTGLLDWAGVADRMSFKPAQIGQAKGHGRPVSAGEPANLTLVDTAYRGPVDPAGFASRSRNTPYEGRELPGRVTHTWLRGKATLVDGKLT from the coding sequence ATGAGCAAGATCCTGATCCGTGGTGCGAAGGTGCTGGGCGGTGAGCCGCAGGACGTGCTGATCGACGGCGGGACCATCGCCGCCACCGCCCGGCAGGGCGAAATCGACTGGAGCGGCAGCGGTCCGTCCGCCGAGGGCGCCGAGGTCGTCGAGGCCGAGGGCAAGGTGCTGCTGCCGGGCCTGGTCGACCTGCACACGCATCTGCGCGAGCCGGGCCGTGAGGACTCCGAGACCGTCCTCACCGGCACCCGGGCCGCGGCCTCCGGCGGCTACACCACCGTGTTCGCCATGGCCAACACCTTCCCGGTCGCCGACACCGCCGGCGTGGTCGAGCAGGTCTGGCGGCTCGGCAAGGAGCACGGCTACTGCGACGTCCAGCCGATCGGTGCCGTCACCGTCGGCCTGGAGGGCAGGAAGCTCGCCGAGCTGGGCGCCATGCACGAGTCGGCCGCCGGGGTCACCGTCTTCTCCGACGACGGCAAGTGCGTCCACGACGCCGTGATCATGCGCCGGGCCCTGGAGTACGTGAAGGCCTTCGGCGGTGTCGTCGCGCAGCACGCGCAGGAGCCGCGGCTGACCGAGGGCGCCGAGATGAACGAGGGCGTCGTCTCCGCCGAGCTGGGGCTCGGGGGCTGGCCCGCGGTGGCCGAAGAATCGATCATCGCCCGGGATGTCCTGCTCGCCGACCACGTCGGCTCCCGCGTCCACATCTGCCACCTGTCGACCGCCGGGTCCGTCGAGATCGTCCGCTGGGCCAAGTCCCGCGGCATCGCCGTCACCGCCGAGGTCACCCCGCACCACCTGCTCCTCACCGACGAGCTGGTCCGCACGTACAACCCCGTCTACAAGGTCAACCCGCCGCTGCGCACAGAGCGCGACGTGATGGCCCTGCGCGAGGCGCTCGCCGACGGCACGATCGACATCGTCGCCACCGACCACGCCCCGCATCCGCACGAGGACAAGGACTGCGAGTGGGCCGCGGCCGCCATGGGCATGGTCGGCCTGGAGACCGCATTGTCAGTGGTGCAGGAGACCATGGTCGACACGGGCCTGCTGGACTGGGCCGGCGTCGCCGACCGCATGTCCTTCAAGCCCGCGCAGATCGGACAGGCCAAGGGGCACGGCCGTCCCGTCTCGGCAGGTGAGCCCGCCAACCTCACCCTCGTCGACACGGCATACCGTGGCCCTGTGGACCCCGCGGGCTTCGCCTCGCGCAGCCGCAACACCCCCTACGAGGGGCGTGAGCTGCCGGGCCGTGTGACGCACACGTGGCTGCGGGGCAAGGCCACGCTCGTCGACGGGAAGCTCACGTGA
- the efp gene encoding elongation factor P has protein sequence MASTNDLKNGMVLKLEGGQLWSVVEFQHVKPGKGPAFVRTKLKNVLSGKVVDKTFNAGVKVETATVDKRDMQFSYMDGDYFVFMDMETYDQLMVDRKAVGDAANFLVEGFTATVAQHEGEVLFVELPAAVELTVQETEPGVQGDRSTGGTKPATLETGHQIQVPLFITTGEKIKVDTRTSDYLGRVNS, from the coding sequence GTGGCTTCCACGAACGACCTCAAGAACGGCATGGTGCTCAAGCTCGAAGGCGGCCAGCTCTGGTCCGTCGTCGAGTTCCAGCACGTCAAGCCCGGCAAGGGCCCGGCCTTCGTGCGCACCAAGCTCAAGAACGTGCTCTCCGGCAAGGTCGTCGACAAGACCTTCAACGCCGGCGTCAAGGTCGAAACGGCCACCGTCGACAAGCGCGACATGCAGTTCTCCTACATGGACGGCGACTACTTCGTCTTCATGGACATGGAGACCTACGACCAGCTCATGGTCGACCGCAAGGCCGTCGGCGACGCCGCCAACTTCCTCGTCGAGGGCTTCACGGCCACGGTCGCCCAGCACGAGGGCGAGGTGCTCTTCGTCGAGTTGCCGGCCGCCGTCGAGCTGACCGTCCAGGAGACCGAGCCGGGTGTCCAGGGCGACCGCTCCACCGGCGGCACCAAGCCCGCCACGCTGGAGACCGGCCACCAGATCCAGGTCCCGCTCTTCATCACCACCGGTGAGAAGATCAAGGTCGACACCCGCACCAGCGACTACCTCGGCCGGGTGAACAGCTAA
- the aroB gene encoding 3-dehydroquinate synthase, with protein MSEAVTRIQVGGTAGTEPYEVLVGRQLLGELPGLVGDKAKRVAIVHPEALAETGDALRADLAGQGYEAVAVQVPNAEEAKTAEVAAYCWKALGQSGFTRTDVIVGVGGGATTDLAGFVAATWLRGVRWIAIPTTVLAMVDAAVGGKTGINTAEGKNLVGAFHPPAGVLCDLAALDSLPVNDYVSGLAEVIKAGFIADPVILDLIESDAEAARTPAGPHTAELIERSIRVKADVVSSDLKESGLREILNYGHTLGHAIEKNERYKWRHGAAVSVGMHFAAELGRLAGRLDDATADRHRTILESVGLPLHYRHDQWPKLLETMKVDKKSRGDLLRFIVLDGLAKPTVLEGPDPAVLLAAYGEVGQ; from the coding sequence ATGAGTGAGGCAGTGACCCGGATCCAGGTCGGCGGCACGGCGGGCACCGAGCCCTACGAGGTCCTCGTGGGCCGGCAACTACTCGGCGAACTGCCCGGGTTGGTCGGCGACAAGGCCAAGCGGGTCGCGATCGTCCACCCCGAGGCACTGGCCGAGACCGGTGACGCGCTGCGCGCCGACCTGGCCGGGCAGGGCTACGAGGCGGTCGCCGTCCAGGTGCCCAACGCGGAGGAGGCCAAGACCGCCGAGGTCGCCGCCTACTGCTGGAAGGCGCTGGGCCAGTCCGGATTCACGCGCACGGACGTCATCGTCGGCGTCGGCGGCGGCGCGACCACGGACCTGGCCGGGTTCGTGGCCGCCACCTGGCTGCGCGGGGTGCGCTGGATCGCCATCCCGACCACCGTGCTCGCCATGGTCGACGCGGCCGTCGGCGGCAAGACCGGCATCAACACCGCCGAGGGCAAGAACCTCGTCGGTGCCTTCCACCCGCCCGCCGGTGTGCTCTGCGACCTGGCCGCGCTGGACTCCCTCCCGGTCAACGACTACGTCTCCGGACTCGCGGAGGTCATCAAGGCCGGTTTCATCGCCGACCCGGTGATCCTGGACCTCATCGAGTCCGACGCCGAGGCGGCCCGCACCCCGGCCGGTCCGCACACCGCCGAGCTCATCGAGCGCTCCATCCGGGTCAAGGCCGACGTGGTGTCGTCCGACCTGAAGGAGTCGGGCCTGCGCGAGATCCTCAACTACGGCCACACGCTCGGCCACGCCATCGAGAAGAACGAGCGCTACAAGTGGCGGCATGGCGCGGCGGTCTCGGTGGGCATGCACTTCGCCGCCGAACTCGGCCGCCTGGCAGGCCGGTTGGACGACGCAACGGCCGACCGCCACCGGACCATCCTCGAATCGGTCGGGCTGCCCCTGCACTACCGCCACGACCAGTGGCCCAAGCTGCTGGAGACCATGAAGGTCGACAAGAAGTCCCGCGGCGACCTGCTGCGCTTCATCGTCCTCGACGGTCTGGCCAAGCCCACGGTTCTGGAGGGACCCGACCCGGCGGTGCTGCTCGCCGCGTACGGAGAAGTGGGACAGTAA
- the bldD gene encoding transcriptional regulator BldD — protein MSSEYAKQLGAKLRAIRTQQGLSLHGVEEKSQGRWKAVVVGSYERGDRAVTVQRLAELADFYGVPVQELLPGTTPGGAAEPPPKLVLDLERLATVPAEKAGPLQRYAATIQSQRGDYNGKVLSIRQDDLRTLAVIYDQSPSVLTEQLISWGVLDADARRAVATHEEG, from the coding sequence ATGTCCAGCGAATACGCCAAACAGCTCGGGGCCAAGCTCCGGGCGATCCGCACCCAGCAGGGCCTTTCCCTCCACGGTGTCGAGGAGAAGTCCCAGGGACGCTGGAAGGCGGTCGTGGTCGGTTCGTACGAGCGCGGCGACCGTGCCGTGACCGTGCAGCGCCTTGCCGAGCTGGCGGATTTCTACGGCGTTCCGGTGCAGGAGCTGCTTCCGGGCACCACCCCTGGCGGCGCCGCCGAGCCGCCGCCGAAGCTGGTCCTGGACCTTGAGCGGCTGGCCACGGTGCCGGCCGAGAAGGCGGGCCCCCTTCAGCGCTACGCGGCCACGATCCAGTCGCAGCGCGGTGACTACAACGGCAAGGTGCTCTCGATCCGCCAGGACGACCTGCGCACACTCGCCGTCATCTACGACCAGTCGCCTTCGGTCCTCACCGAGCAGCTGATCAGCTGGGGTGTCCTGGACGCGGACGCGCGTCGCGCGGTGGCGACCCACGAGGAGGGCTGA
- the pyrR gene encoding bifunctional pyr operon transcriptional regulator/uracil phosphoribosyltransferase PyrR, whose translation MDTHDSQSDARPVLEGPDIARVLTRIAHEIVERAKGADDVVLLGIPTRGVFLARRIADKLEQITERKVPCGSLDITMYRDDLRMHPPRALARTEIPGDGIDGKLVVLVDDVLFSGRTIRAALDAMNDIGRPRAVQLAVLVDRGHRELPIRADYVGKNLPTSLRETVKVQLAEEDGRDTVLLGAKQDAQ comes from the coding sequence ATGGACACGCACGACTCGCAGTCCGATGCCCGGCCCGTTCTCGAAGGGCCCGACATCGCGCGGGTACTGACCCGCATCGCCCACGAGATCGTCGAACGCGCAAAGGGCGCCGACGACGTGGTGCTCCTCGGCATTCCGACCCGGGGCGTCTTCCTCGCCCGGCGGATCGCCGACAAGCTCGAGCAGATCACCGAGCGCAAGGTTCCGTGCGGCTCGCTCGACATCACCATGTACCGCGACGACCTGCGCATGCACCCGCCGCGTGCGCTGGCCCGCACCGAGATCCCCGGTGACGGCATCGACGGCAAGCTGGTCGTCCTCGTCGACGACGTCCTCTTCTCCGGCCGCACCATCCGCGCCGCCCTCGACGCCATGAACGACATCGGGCGCCCGCGTGCGGTGCAGCTCGCGGTCCTCGTCGACCGCGGTCACCGCGAACTGCCCATCCGCGCCGACTACGTCGGCAAGAACCTCCCCACGTCGTTGCGGGAGACGGTCAAGGTCCAGCTCGCCGAGGAGGACGGTCGCGACACCGTACTGCTCGGTGCCAAGCAGGACGCTCAGTAG